TGCTGAGCCAGCCAGCCTCTTGCACTCTTTTTCTACAGGGTTAAGGAGAGATGAGTAAGAGCTATGCCAGGTAGAACTGATGCCTGGTCTTGAAGGGTACCTGCCTCTTTCAGGGTCTTGGTTCCTCTCCAACACCAGATCTCACTCTCACTAGGAGTTTCACATCTCCACCCCCTAGGGTTTCAGGGGAAGCCAGTCAGCCAGCCTACCCACCCAGAGACGTTGAGATAGGCGTCCTGTGTGGGCTTGTGGCAGGAAATGGGGCTCTAAGTCCTCAGGGGAGGGGAGTTGCTGAtggccagcccccacccccagactgATCTCCTGACCTCCTGGCCCTGCGGGACAACTGAGCTGTTTACCTAGGAGGTGGCAAGGCTGAGCAGCTGTTTGTGTTTGGTGGACTTGATGGGCTGGGTGACCTGGCTGCATCATTTGCTCAAGGCAGCTGTGATCTGTAAAGTACACAAATACCGGTATtcgcctgcctccctcccttcctcccctgtaTGGCTGGGGCCCCAGAGCCATCAGAGTGCCTGCTGGGAGCACCTGCAAAATAGCTGACCCCCAGCCTGCCAGGCTTGGCCCAGTCCTGAGTCTGTAGCTGTGGGAAAAGAGCATGATGGGAAAAGATCCTTGGAGCACCTTAGGTCTGGGGTCTCGGGCACTCTTCTCGGAGTCTTAAGTGATTCCCATCAATCTTATCGCTAGTCATTGACAAGCTCCAGAAAGGCTGCAAAGGAACGagccccactcccccaccccacccccactttcctCCTATTATGGTGGGCAAGCCGATGAAAATTTCCCCAAAGCACACAGTAGGGTTTTTATAATTTGGGAACTCGGCCTTGCATCCCTTCCTCTCAGACCCACTCTGACATCTCTGCCCCACAATCAACTAATCAGGCCCAAGACCCTAGAGCTAAGGAAGAAAAGCTTTTTAGCTCTTTGGCTCTGCTATCAAGTTCAGAGAGCCCTGAGCAATTCCAACCTTATTAACAGTCTAACCAGGCAGCTGGGAACATTCCAGTGTTGAGTCTACACCTCCGTTCTCCAAGATGACTGAGCAGAGAGCTCCCTCCCTCTACCATACCTGCATGTTCTCCACAGTGACCCAAAGATGCCAGTTTACAGCCATTCGTCCCTCTTGGGAGGTTTCTGCTAAAAACTTCAGACGAGCTGGCTCCCCATCTCAGAATAAattccagccttccctaattcctGCAAGCCTATTATGAGCGTAAGCCCTCATTAGACACTTCCAAATAAATGTCTGACCCAAAAGGAAACTCAAACAATAGTAATTTAAAGAGAGTGTCCTGCCCATcaagtcttctctttcttttaaagaagggGGGGGTGGTTCTCGTTATTTAGCCTTAGCtagtccttgaactcagagatctgcctgcctctgcctctcaaatgctgggatgaagGACCCGCACCACCATGTTCCCACCCACCTGTCAAGTCTTGGTAGGCTACGGGAGAAGAGGTCCTTTTCCCTGTGTGGGAGACCCATACACTCAGAGCATCAGTAGTCTCTGCACTGGCCAGCAATGGGCAAATATATATCCAAGGTACAGACCAACGGAATGTGAAGTTCTCTGGGGAATCTCCAAGTACTTTGGAGATCTCAGCTCGGCTTCAAGGACATTGACTAGTGCAAGAAGCTCAGAGGGAGaacctcagaggctgaggcaaggagaCTGGGGGAGAGAGGCATGGCGATGGCAGGGACAGGCTCACTGGAGGCAAGTGTCCCTCTGTCCTGCTGACAtccttctccatccttctctccttctctgacccTCTTGGGGGCATCTGAAATCCCAGAAGaccccttctcccccctccaGTTGCTATTAACTGCCTCTGCCCCCATCTCCTAGGTGATGCTTCTTGGAGACTCGGGCGTCGGCAAAACCTGTTTCCTGATCCAATTCAAAGACGGGGCCTTCCTGTCCGGAACCTTCATAGCCACCGTCGGCATAGACTTCAGGGTGAGGTGGCTGCAGGCTCCTCCTGCAGTGAGCTGGGCTACAGCTCAGGCTCAAGAAGGGTGTCCTCTCCTTGTCTGCTTTGAATCCTGAGGGCACTTGGGGCTTACTGCCTGGAAGGCCCCAAAGGCACTCCCACCAGGACCACAGAGATGGCTAGGTCAAAGGAGTCTGGGTAGGGCTGGCATCTTGCCcaccttcttctcagctcttGGATAATGTCCCCCAAAACAAGGTAGTTTCATGGTCTTAAGTCCAGAGAGCCCCTTGCTAGTGGCCATCTGATCTGGGCTCTTCTGTCAAGGTCGGTTTTCAAGAAGCAATTGCCAAGTAGCTGAAGGTCTGGATTCAAAGGCAACAGATCTCAGGGCTGTCTCCCatcccactccccatccccaggTATCTAAGATCTCTATATCAGTGTGCACGTGGGACCACTGAGTACTGCATATCAAAGGATCCCAGAGGGAAAGGGCCTAGCCCTAGCAGGTGAGCCTATAGAAGCTTCATGCTTCTCCCAGTGAACCGAGTGCTGAGGCTTCACGGAGAGAATCATGGGGAAGATGGTCAAGCCTCGGAAGGCCTCGGGATGCTAATGGGTGCCTCATCACTAAAGTTGAACCCTGAGAGACAGAGATTGAAGCGGGGGAAGGGGCAGAGCCTCGCACACCCTCCCCGTGCTGCCTGCTGAGTCCAACAGAGGACCAGGCAGGTTTGAAGGTCCTCCCTGCCTGGCTAGGTTAGGAGAAGAATGGATAGAGGGATCTTCGAGCAGGTCCCCACTGCTCTGTTGGCTGAAGATGTTTCAGGCTCACCACACTGCCCACTGACTGGGACAGGAAATTGGCAGAACTCTGGGGGccagccttccctcccctcccctcccctcccatcccaaccctctgcccttttctctttcagaatAAAGTGGTGACAGTGGATGGTGCCAGGGTGAAGCTTCAGGTACAAGCAGAAGCTGGGGCGGAGGAGGGGCTTGCGCTTGCTTGCCTCTCAACCTGAACCACAGGCCTGCAGCCCTGGCCTCAGCCTGGGGTAACTTCCTGTGGGGCCCATGAGAGGaaactgcttttctttgtttgataTCTGCAGAAAAAGCAGTTCCCAGGCACCCTTTCTCCTATCAAAGGCAATTCAAAGTACCCTCCGCCCGACTTAGCCTCCCTCGGGCCCCCTCCCTCCCAGTTTTCTGAGTCTCTACTGAGCTAAGGATCCCCAACCCCTAGGCTGGAGAAGAGGAAACAGCAGTAAATAGGCTTAGGATCCCAGAAAGGCGATTTAAGAGGTCGTCAGATGCTGGGGAGCCTTGAGAACTGTGAGAAACCCAAAGAAGGAAACCgctcccccaccctgcccccctccccgACATCTCACAGacagctcccccctcccccacccactccagctcATAGACAGCTCTCATACCACAGCATGAGGTCTCTAGTCAGCAGCTAGCCCTGCCTCCTTCTCACCTCTCTCCTCCTAGATCTGGGACACTGCAGGACAGGAGCGCTTCCGCAGTGTGACCCATGCTTATTACCGAGATGCTCAGGGTAAGTCCCCTtatcctctgtcccctccccattCCACAGCATCTCTGCAGATGCCCTGAACTCTCCTCTATATCTGTCCCCCTCCAGCTTTGCTCCTGTTGTATGACATCACCAACCAGTCCTCTTTTGACAACATCAGGGTAGGTCCTCCCCTCCCCAAGGTCCTTTCCCTGTCCCAACAACCCTGCCTGTCATGAGCAGCCAGAACAGGGCTTCTGCAGACCAGCTTGCTTCAATTCTGTAAAAGCAGGTAGACCATAGAACTGTCACCTTGAAATACACTCAGCAGTGACCATCTATTTCATTAGATACGAATTATCTATTTCATGTAGACATGAAAACCGAGCAGGCTGGTGTgccctgtatagccctgactgcaATTCATGAGTGTGTTATATATCAAAGTGTTTAGAACAGTCCCAGCTCCACCCTGGACAGTTATCCACAGGAGGAAAGCCCAAGCAGAAAACTCCACATGCATCCAGGCCAAGTTGCAACTCAAGAAGACAGAGTGAGAGGTTGTGTCCTCAAAGCCAAACCATTAGAGAGGCCATAACCAGTAAATACAAACACAACTCTGTGAAAAGCATTGTTGTGGTTTTGTGTGCTGACAAGGCACAATCCTTGAGGACTGACAAGCAAACTGAGGGGATAAGACAGATAGGTATAAAAGGATAGAAGCTGGAGATCATGGCCATCTCCAAGCCTATTCTCAgggcagacatcactaatcaatcACAGTACTTATTGGTCAGAAAGGCAATACAGGATAATGGACCCCAGAGTCTTGTTTGGTCAAGGCAAATATTTACTGTATTACATCCCCAGCCAAGCTTAGTCATCTCCACCTTCAATtcctatttgttgttgttgggttgttttggttttgaggtagagtctagatatgttgctcaggctgacctccagTTCTATCCACCCGCCTCTATGTGGGGAGTATAAAACCCCATGTTCCCCACATATGGCTAATCCCCCGTTGCTTTTGATTACTGAGCCCTTTTGTGGTTTTAGAATCCCAACAGAGCCCTCTAGGAGAAGAATCCCCTGGTCCTTGGCCTCAGCCTGGCTCAGCTTGCCCTCTCCCACAGGCCTGGCTCACAGAGATTCATGAGTATGCCCAGAGGGACGTGGTGATTATGCTTCTAGGCAACAAGGTGAGTGGCTCTGTGCTACAGTCGATGCACTGATGCGCTCGACCTTTCTCTCCCACTGCCTCAGCACCAGCCCCACCCAGCTCCATAACCACCTAAATCCTTCCGGCAGAGGACTCTGAGGTCTCCAGCATGGGAGTCAGACATGTCTTGTGGCTTCTGTCTGTCCTGCCCGAGAGCTTTAGTAGTAGCCCCTTCCACCAATAGCCTCAACTGCCGCCAGAGAGATGCCAGGTGACTCAGCTGCCAGCCATCCTTAGATTGTTATGGACAGGGTCAGGGGTTAAGTACAAAGGGTTTAATTCAGCGGCTGTCACCTGATGAAGCTGGGTCACCACACCCTTTGCTAGAGTTACACACCTCCCCAAGTGCTCAGGGCTGGCATTGGGCACACAGCCGGAGCAACCCAGAAACCCTGGCTCCTGGCCAATCACACCTGCCTGCAGTCCCTCAGgctaccagaagagggcagatagTGCTTGCTCCTGGGGCAAAAGATGGGCTTTCTGGGATCCATGCTTCCTTCCCAGAAGTTGATTGACACACATGGGCTTGACAGGCTGATGTAAGCAGCGAAAGGGTGATCCGTTCTGAAGATGGAGAGACACTGGCCAGGGTAAGTGACCGCCAATGGGGTTGGGTGAATGGTGAGagaggaggccagaagcaggCCCTGAGGATACTCTCTTCCTGGACAGGAATATGGTGTTCCTTTCATGGAGACCAGTGCCAAAACTGGCATGAACGTGGAGTTGGCCTTTCTGGCGATTGCCAAGTAAGAGCTGAGCAGGAAAGGGGAGCCTGAGGTGGGACGGAGGACAATCTGGAAAGccggtggtgggggaggggaatgtcAGGCTCTACACTCCAGTCCCATCATTCTTCCTATTCCAGGGAACTGAAATACCGTGCAGGAAGGCAGCCTGACGAGCCCAGCTTCCAGATCCGAGACTATGTGGAGTCCCAGAAGAAGCGCTCCAGCTGCTGCTCCTTTGTGTGACTCCCCAGGGGCTAAGAGGAGGCCCAGAGACCCTTGGGGATGCAATAGTCCAACTGCCACACCAACTAGGAGAAGCTGGGGGCTCAGTGGGCAGCCCCCGCCAAGGGAGTAGCCATTACCCTAGTTTCTTTAGCTTCCCTGCATCATGGGAAGGATTAAATACTCATACTTTATCTTAATACACATAAACTAATAACACAAAAGGTACCCGTATGCCCCCCAAAATAGGTAGGGACTCGGTGGTCCTTTGCTTTCTGGGACTAAGTTCTAAAAGGCTGGGCCTCTCTCCTAGCAAGAGTGTTACTGCACCAGCATAGCACCAGGGGGCGCCAGAGCACTGCTAGGGTGTGGGAGCTGGTTGTGACCCCCCCTCCATCACCAATCCTCACTAAGGGGGTGAATGAGACCCCAGACTTCTCCTCTCTCGGCTCCCAAAAAGATAATAAGGGCCCTCATGCAGGGAGCTAGCCCAAAGCCTTGGGCAAGATAAACATGGAGATTGTCCTAAGAGGAATAGCAATTACTAGGTACTGAGTCTGCTCAGCTACCTCTGGCTTTCCCAACCCCCCTTCTGGAAGCGTGCACATGCTTTTTCTCCAGCACGCACGAACAGTGGGGCACCTGAAAACACTCCTTCCTGATCTCTGGACCTCACATCCCAGGGGATGCCCCGCTCTCCCATGGAACCTCTCTTGTCAGCTTTCCACCTGGGTTCCTAGACAACCAGAGGTCAGAGTCTGGAAAaaacttcccctccctcccaatcCCGAGACAAAGTGTACAACACCACAGATATTTATGGCAGAGGTCAGAGCCAGATAAAGAACTTGTTGGCTCCTGGAATGGGTGGGAGgcagaactgaacaaaaccatagTCCAGTTTTTCCCACTAagccccagctctctctctctctctctttaacttCAGACCGATACTAGGACAAAATGGTTTTATCTTTTCCTCTTCCGCTAAATTGGGTTGAGAGAGTGGGAAGTTGTCGATTTGGGGGTGGGCTGATGCTATGTGCACAAAACAAGGAAGTATGGGCAAGTCTGGGGTTTGGAGAGGGGAAACAAAGAAGCCCTGTAGGCCCAAGGCCATGTGTCTCCCAAAGCTCTGATCTGACCCTTAGAAGGAAGGACACTCGCAGGTGTGCAGACCCATGACCAAAGGAAGCTTTACTACATCTCTATAGGTTGGGCAGCGACTGAGGCTCCAAGAAAGTATGCATTACACATATCTGAGGTTACTATATTTGCTTTCAAGGCAGAAATCTTGCTCCCAGAGCAAAGTCAGCACTCTAAACTTGGGTTGATAAGGAAGCTCTCTGTGACCTCTCATAGGCAGATCAGGGAGGAGCCTGGGCTCCGGGTTCACTTCTGGGGCTCTGAGCAGATTGCTGGAGCTCTGGTCACATACATAGCTCTGGGCCTCTGGCATTTCTGTTTTTCAGAATTAAATTGCAGTATTTTGGAAAATATACTCTGACCGGTTTTTCCCCCTCTGTTTATTCCCAGAAGGAGGATCGTGTTAGTTTGTTACGTGGCACGTTATGGGAAACTGTTACCCAATGTCCGAATCATTCCATCTTCACCCATTGGCGTCCTCATAGGTTCAACTTACCCCTAACTGACtaccctccccccagcctctGTGGCCACATCTGCGCTGGCAAGAGGGAGCTGGAATGCTTATCTCACAATCCAAGTCATTTTTCTGTTGAACAAAGCCAGTCTTCCATTCCCTCCGAAGTGAATCCTGAGATTGACTACCTAGCTGTCTCACCCGCCCTCTCTCCGTGACTAAAGGCTACTGCCAAAACTAAGccctttatttattattcatttatctgtTCTCAGGCAGCCTGTCTTCCAGGTGGGCTGCAAGGAGCCTCAGTCTCTCTACCAAGCCCTACAAGTTTCTAGAAGGGATCAGAGCCCAAACCTCTGTCTATACGCAAGTCCAGGGATAGAGCCGCGGCTCCACAAGAAGAAACTTTGTTATTTAAACAACTCTACTCCGGAGTTATTCTGTTACAGTTACCCTGTTACAGTGTTACTGTGTTACAGAAGACATCCGTCCGGTTCTTAAGTTggctctggggagggggaggagtgagTGTGGGGAGCATGGGGTGGTTTCCCCAGCAACTGTCGCTCCCCTCCCTCGGGCCAAGCTATGCAACAGGCTTTGGCTGAAGGCGGTTAAAGCGTTGAGAATCCTTTACCCAGAGACTGGCTCTTCTAAATCCCCCTCCACAACGTGGAAACCAGAGCGGAGCCCGTGGGGCCTCCGGGCTCAGTACCTGGAACCCCGCCCCAGCCCCGGCCTCGGCCCCGCCCGATCAGCCCAACTCTGCACTTGGTAACAAacacttccacttcctgggctctcttttcttctcccgcTGCGGGGTGCCGCGCCGAGTGCAGGCCACGCCCCACTCTCCTGATTGGTTAGATTTGTTCACCCTGGCGCAAGAGCCCGGTTCGTGATTTCTGATTGGTCTACTGTGATCCACACCCACCGCACGGCCCCGCCCTCGGGCTTAGGAGCTGGGGCGGGTTCTGGAACGCTCAGACGCCGCGCAGGGCGGGGATTGGCCGGCTCCCTTCCTGTGCGTTCGCAACCGCGGTTCCCGGGACACCTGTTCCCTGTGCCCCGTGCGGTGCTCAGCTCCTAAACTCGAGCTCAGCGGCTCGGGGAGAAAGGTCGTGAGTCCCCGGCCTCCGACGGCACCCGCGCTGAGCCTTCGCAGATCGAGATGAGCGCGGACGCAGCGGCCGGGGAGCCTCTGCCCCGGCTCTGCTGCCTGGAGAAGGGTCCAAACGGCTACGGCTTCCACCTGCACggggagaagggcaaggtggGCCAGTTTATCCGTCTGGTAGAACCTGGCTCGCCGGCCGAGAAGTCGGGGTTGCTGGCCGGAGACCGATTGGTGGAGGTGAacggcgagaatgtggagaaggaGACGCATCAGCAGGTGGTGAGCCGCATCCGCGCGGCGCTGAACTCCGTGCGCCTGCTGGTGGTCGACCCGGAGACCGACGAGCGTCTCAAGAAGCTGGGCGTCCCGATCCGGGAAGAGCTGCTGCGCCCCCAGGAGAAGTCCGAACAAGCCGAGCCTCCAGCGGCCGCCGACACTCATGAGGCTGGGGACCAGAATGAGGCCGAAAAGAGCCACTTGGTAAGTGCGGGTTGGGCTTGGTGTGGGACTAGGATTCTAGAGCGACTCGGGCGCCCCGGACGTTCAGCACTTTCTGAAACTTGAGCAGCGAGGAGGAAACGGCTTCCGCCCTCTGACCCGGAGCCTTTGCAGTTTCTAAGGCGAGCTTCGGAGTGCGACCAGCGACCCCACCGCCCTGTCCGGGCTGGCTGGGGAGCGGAGCTCCTTTGCCGCCTGCATCTCCTGACTGCTTGAACTTTGGGAAGACGGCGCAAAGAAGCCCAGTCCCCTTCTCTGCTCCCATTCCTTGGATTCCGCCCCACAACCCGGACTCATTCCTGGTTATCCTTGCCTGCAGCTAAGCTAAGagctctccccaccaccacccccgcatctccctccctccttctttctacTCTCTTCAGTCCCTGTGGATGGTAGCTCAAAGTGGCTTAAAGGCTGAGTAACTAAGGGTCCCTGGGAGGGTCCCTTCAGCCCTACCCACATCCTGGGTCCTCTAGTTTGTGCATCATTAACTCACACCGGTTGGACTTCATCCTTCTCAAGACTAAAGTGACTTCTAAGAAAGAGAGGAAGTCTCAACGTCTTGGagctaggggtgggggtggggtgccgGGAGGAGGTGCAGAAGCGTCTTGGGGGTGGTGGCTTTGCCACCCCGGAGGATTTATGGTCCTCTGGAATGTGAGGAGTAAGCGCTCGCTAGCTGGTATCTGGGAGCCTGGTGGGAGGACcttagaagaggaggaaaaggagaaagatgggtgggggagggagcaggAAAAGGCCAAGCAGCGTCCTGCAGAGCCGACCCTCGCAGGTGGTCCCGCCCTGGTGTCTCCTCTGCTCAGTCCATCGATGGCAAGCCGGCTGGTTGGGTTTTGCTAGTGGTTGGTATTTCCCCCAAACAACCCCAGTTTGGATCAGCTGCTGGAGGGGCAGTTGGCAAAACAGGAGCTGTTGTGCTGAGAGCCTCCCTGTCCGTTAGAGAACAAGGTGGGAAGGAGGCCAGGTTCAGGGATCAGACCCTGGGAGCAGGGTCCCTTCAGTACGCACTGGCTCTCTCTACCTGGTCGATACCGCCGCCACAAGTAGATCAGCGGTATCCATGGAGCCAGGAAGATCCTCCCTCCACAGGGAAAGGGCACTGTTCAGCCCCGTAAGGTTGAAGGCGGAGCCTGAGAGTACCAACTGGTTTGGTGGAAGTGAGGTCACCAGAAGCCCGGTTCTGCCAGAGTTTGActctgggaatgccagggccaccAAGTTCCCACTTCCTGCCAGTGCCAAATTGGCATCGGTAAGCAGTAGTAGAGCCCCTGGCAGCAAGTTGGAACAGGTGACCTCTGCTCTTAGGCACAAACCCAATTTGAACTTTGTGCCCTGTCCATTGATTCACcattcatcccccacccccatccccacccttccaccccccccccccccccgcctcccatTCTTTCCTTTGGACTTTAGCACCAGCACAGATAGCCAGCAGCCTCCCCTCACTCCATATACACACCAAGTTGCACTCTGATTGTACTGTTGGGTGCTGGAGGGCAGTGGCGAAGCTGCTGCAGAAGGCTCTGTATCAGACTGTTTTGTATCTAAAAAGTCTGGGGCTCCCTGCTGGCAGATCTGTCTTCCTGAGAGGACAAAGAATCAGCATCCCTAGGTGGTAGTGGGACACCTAAATTTGTGTAGATCCTCCCTTGGGCCAGGAGAGTCTAGAACCATCATGGGGCATGCCAATCATTTTCTGAATTTGATCTTCCCCATCTCTAAAACAGGAGCAGTGGCAGCGTGGCCTGTCTTCTCAGTAGTTACGGAAACAGTAAGGAGCACTTGTGCCCCGTTAGTTCACTGTTGCCCATGAAAACCCCAGTCCCTTCAGCTTTGTTCCGCTAAGTGTCTCTCTCTAGTATAGAGTCG
Above is a genomic segment from Mus caroli chromosome 11, CAROLI_EIJ_v1.1, whole genome shotgun sequence containing:
- the Rab37 gene encoding ras-related protein Rab-37 isoform X1, whose translation is MDLQRPDSYQGGAGPYFSEHVLHKTILVGDSGVGKTSLLVQFDQGKFIPGSFSATVGIGFTVMLLGDSGVGKTCFLIQFKDGAFLSGTFIATVGIDFRNKVVTVDGARVKLQIWDTAGQERFRSVTHAYYRDAQALLLLYDITNQSSFDNIRAWLTEIHEYAQRDVVIMLLGNKADVSSERVIRSEDGETLAREYGVPFMETSAKTGMNVELAFLAIAKELKYRAGRQPDEPSFQIRDYVESQKKRSSCCSFV
- the Rab37 gene encoding ras-related protein Rab-37 isoform X3, translating into MDLQRPDSYQGGAGPYFSEHVLHKTILVGDSGVGKTSLLVQFDQGKFIPGSFSATVGIGFTNKVVTVDGARVKLQIWDTAGQERFRSVTHAYYRDAQALLLLYDITNQSSFDNIRAWLTEIHEYAQRDVVIMLLGNKADVSSERVIRSEDGETLAREYGVPFMETSAKTGMNVELAFLAIAKELKYRAGRQPDEPSFQIRDYVESQKKRSSCCSFV
- the Rab37 gene encoding ras-related protein Rab-37 isoform X2, producing the protein MTGTPGAATAGDGEAPERSPPFSPNYDLTGKVMLLGDSGVGKTCFLIQFKDGAFLSGTFIATVGIDFRNKVVTVDGARVKLQIWDTAGQERFRSVTHAYYRDAQALLLLYDITNQSSFDNIRAWLTEIHEYAQRDVVIMLLGNKADVSSERVIRSEDGETLAREYGVPFMETSAKTGMNVELAFLAIAKELKYRAGRQPDEPSFQIRDYVESQKKRSSCCSFV